A region from the Acidobacteriota bacterium genome encodes:
- a CDS encoding cysteine desulfurase family protein: MDSYNNSAMEHLYFDHNATTPMDPRVLEAMLPWLQGEHGNPSSAHRFGRKAREAVEKAREQVAQLLGARPEDVVFNGSGTEGNNTVILDRGAFAGDQEGAPGHIVFAAFEHPSVGAAVARLEERGVESTRVAPGADGRIAPAAVEAALREDTRLVCVMLANNELGTLQPVAELAARCAEKGIPVLCDAVQAVGKVPVRVEELGVDYLTLGGHKFHGPPGVGALWIRPGRSVRSLLLGAAQERGRRASTENVPGIVALGAAAELAHRELDQRSEFLRGLRDRFEAGLASFPAAVVHCAESPRLPHTSHVAFLGVVGQELMMALDEEGMAVSTGAACGSGSPKPSTTLVAMGLDDDEAIASLRISFGMTNTEDEVDRLLAALAAQVERLRRRPAPRLR; this comes from the coding sequence GTGGACAGCTACAATAACAGCGCGATGGAGCACTTATATTTCGACCACAACGCCACCACTCCCATGGACCCCCGGGTGCTCGAGGCCATGCTGCCCTGGTTGCAGGGGGAGCACGGCAATCCGTCCTCCGCTCACCGCTTCGGCCGCAAGGCGCGGGAAGCGGTGGAGAAGGCCCGAGAACAGGTAGCCCAGCTGCTGGGAGCCCGGCCGGAGGACGTGGTCTTCAACGGTTCCGGCACCGAGGGCAACAACACGGTGATCCTCGACCGTGGGGCGTTCGCCGGTGATCAGGAGGGCGCTCCCGGGCATATCGTCTTCGCCGCCTTCGAGCATCCTTCAGTGGGGGCGGCGGTGGCACGGCTGGAGGAGCGGGGTGTGGAATCCACCCGGGTGGCTCCGGGAGCCGATGGCCGCATCGCGCCGGCGGCGGTGGAGGCGGCCCTCCGGGAGGACACCCGGCTGGTGTGCGTGATGCTCGCCAACAACGAGCTGGGAACCCTGCAGCCGGTGGCGGAGCTGGCGGCGCGGTGCGCAGAGAAGGGGATACCGGTGCTCTGCGATGCGGTGCAAGCCGTCGGCAAGGTGCCGGTGCGGGTGGAGGAGCTGGGGGTCGACTATCTGACCCTCGGGGGCCACAAATTTCACGGCCCGCCGGGAGTGGGAGCCCTATGGATTCGCCCCGGCCGTAGCGTACGCAGCCTGCTGCTGGGCGCCGCCCAGGAGCGCGGCCGGCGGGCCAGCACCGAGAACGTGCCGGGAATCGTGGCGTTGGGGGCGGCGGCGGAGCTGGCGCACCGGGAGCTGGATCAGCGGTCAGAGTTCTTGCGCGGGCTGCGGGATCGCTTCGAGGCCGGACTGGCGAGCTTTCCCGCCGCGGTTGTGCATTGCGCCGAGTCTCCGCGTTTGCCCCACACCAGCCACGTGGCCTTCCTCGGGGTGGTGGGGCAGGAGCTGATGATGGCGCTGGACGAGGAGGGGATGGCGGTCTCCACCGGCGCTGCCTGCGGCTCCGGCAGCCCCAAGCCCAGCACCACGCTGGTGGCCATGGGGCTCGACGACGACGAGGCCATCGCCTCCCTGCGCATCAGCTTCGGCATGACCAACACGGAGGATGAGGTAGATCGTCTGCTGGCGGCGCTGGCGGCTCAGGTGGAGCGTTTGCGGCGGCGGCCGGCCCCCCGCTTGCGCT